A window from Triticum aestivum cultivar Chinese Spring chromosome 6D, IWGSC CS RefSeq v2.1, whole genome shotgun sequence encodes these proteins:
- the LOC123141166 gene encoding NAC transcription factor NAM-A1, whose amino-acid sequence MRSMGSSDSSSGSAQKAARHQHEPPPPRQRGSAPELPPGFRFHPTDEELVVHYLKKKAAKVPLPVTIIAEVDLYKFDPWELPEKATFGEQEWYFFSPRDRKYPNGARPNRAATSGYWKATGTDKPILASGTGCGLVREKLGVKKALVFYRGKPPKGLKTNWIMHEYRLTDASGSTTTSRPPPPPPVTGGSRAAASLRLDDWVLCRIYKKINKAAAGDQQRSMECEDSVEDAVTAYPLYATAGMAGAGAHGSNYASSSLLHHQDSHFLDGLFTADDAGLSAGATSLSHLAAAARASPAPTKQFLAPSSSTPFNWLEASAAGILPQARNFPGFNRSRNVGNMSLSSTADMAGAAGNAVNAMSAFMNPLPVQDGTYHQHHVILGAPLAPEATAGAATSGFQHHAVQISGVNWNP is encoded by the exons ATGAGGTCCATGGGCAGCTCGGACTCATCTTCCGGCTCGGCGCAAAAAGCAGcgcggcatcagcatgagccgccGCCTCCGCGGCAGCGGGGCTCGGCGCCGGAGCTCCCGCCGGGCTTCCGGTTCCACCCGACGGACGAGGAGCTGGTGGTGCACTACCTCAAGAAGAAGGCCGCCAAGGTCCCGCTCCCCGTCACCATCATCGCCGAGGTGGATCTCTACAAGTTCGACCCATGGGAGCTCCCCG AGAAGGCGACCTTCGGGGAGCAGGAGTGGTACTTCTTCAGCCCGCGCGACCGCAAGTACCCCAACGGCGCGCGGCCCAACCGGGCGGCGACGTCGGGGTACTGGAAGGCCACCGGCACGGACAAACCTATCCTGGCCTCCGGGACGGGGTGCGGCCTGGTCCGGGAGAAGCTCGGCGTCAAGAAGGCGCTCGTGTTCTACCGCGGGAAGCCGCCCAAGGGCCTCAAAACCAACTGGATCATGCATGAATACCGCCTCACCGACGCGTctggctccaccaccaccagccgaccgccgccgccgccgcctgtgacCGGCGGGAGCAGGGCTGCTGCCTCTCTGAGG TTGGACGACTGGGTGCTGTGCCGCATCTACAAGAAGATCAACAAGGCCGCGGCCGGAGATCAGCAGAGGAGCATGGAGTGCGAGGACTCCGTGGAGGACGCGGTCACCGCGTACCCGCTCTATGCCACGGCGGGCATGGCCGGTGCAGGTGCGCATGGCAGCAACTACGCTTCATCTTCACTGCTCCATCATCAGGACAGCCATTTCCTGGACGGCCTGTTCACAGCAGACGACGCCGGCCTCTCGGCGGGCGCCACCTCGCTGAGCCACCTGGCCGCGGCGGCGAGGGCGAGCCCGGCTCCGACCAAACAGTTTCTCGCCCCGTCGTCTTCAACCCCGTTCAACTGGCTCGAGGCGTCAGCCGCTGGCATCCTGCCACAGGCAAGGAATTTCCCTGGGTTTAACAGGAGCAGAAACGTCGGCAATATGTCGCTGTCATCGACGGCCGACATGGCTGGCGCGGCCGGCAATGCGGTGAACGCCATGTCTGCATTTATGAATCCTCTTCCCGTGCAAGACGGGACGTACCATCAACACCATGTCATCCTCGGCGCCCCACTGGCGCCAGAGGCCACCGCAGGCGCCGCCACCTCTGGTTTCCAGCATCATGCCGTCCAAATATCCGGCGTGAACTGGAATCCCTGA